The following are encoded together in the Glycine max cultivar Williams 82 chromosome 8, Glycine_max_v4.0, whole genome shotgun sequence genome:
- the LOC100819577 gene encoding E3 ubiquitin-protein ligase makorin: MSNRFCKFYARGACLKGDQCDFAHEKKDDICSYYQKGFCAYGSRCRYKHVKASQPSSSANGRHSPVLDPVVNHITKGTSSWVLKAVKSSSSDKRARSSQKKNPASLGNDVGQSSTSSAIPSEHLFCAFAAANCPLEDKCSRIHGNQCLYCRKFCLHPSDWKEKENHLRTCEKKGKYLKALEDSQEVECNVCLERVLSKPKPADCKFGLLPECDHAFCLSCIRNWRNSAAPTSGMDIGNAGTANTVRTCPVCRKLSYFVIPSGIWYSTKEEKQEIINNYKANCKLIDCKHFNFGNGNCPFGASCFYKHTVKPGSYTWIHHRPPPQCRQNHFDMYDMLDMLQDVDLTSAEYFSIMRGSDFFDDMDPFEMMDISHRLAGDSGPCLGLFDSDEEDLDIFQMAALSEALASGVDDFGPEDIGNEDFNPMEAALLPMMMHSNMEDEDDDEEEEYSDEDY; encoded by the exons ATGTCCAACAG GTTTTGCAAGTTCTATGCCCGTGGAGCATGTTTGAAGGGGGATCAATGTGATTTTGCTCATGAGAAAAAGGATGAT ATTTGCAGCTATTATCAGAAAGGATTCTGTGCATATGGTAGTAGATGCAGATATAAGCATGTCAAAGCTTCCCAACCGTCATCTTCAGCAAATGGACGCCATTCTCCTGTTTTGGATCCTGTGGTGAATCATATCACTAAAGGAACATCAAGTTGGGTTCTGAAGGCTGTGAAGTCATCTTCATCGGACAAGCGTGCAAGGAGCTCGCAAAAAAAGAATCCAGCCTCTCTTGGAAATGATGTTGGTCAATCCAGTACTAGTAGTGCTATACCATCTgaacatttgttttgtgcatttgcTGCTGCCAACTGCCCCCTTGAAGATAAATGTTCTCGCATTCATGGAAATCAGTGCTTATACTGTAGAAAATTTTGCTTACATCCTTCTGattggaaggaaaaagaaaatcatttgagGACTTGtgagaaaaagggaaaataccTTAAGGCTTTGGAAGATAGTCAAGAAGTAGAGTGCAATGTTTGTTTGGAACGTGTTCTGTCCAAACCTAAACCAGCTGATTGTAAGTTTGGGCTGCTTCCTGAATGTGACCATGCTTTCTGTTTATCCTGTATCCGCAATTGGCGTAATAGTGCTGCCCCAACATCTGGAATGGACATCGGTAATGCTGGCACTGCTAATACAGTCAGAACCTGTCCTGTTTGTCGCAAACTATCATATTTTGTCATTCCAAGTGGTATTTGGTATTCTACTAAGGAAGAAAAACAGGAAATTATCAACAACTACAAGGCAAACTGCAA aTTAATTGATTGCAAGCATTTTAACTTTGGAAATGGGAATTGTCCATTCGGGGCTAGTTGCTTCTACAAG CATACAGTGAAGCCTGGCTCTTACACATGGATACATCACAGGCCACCACCTCAGTGTAGACAGAACCATTTTGATATGTATGACATGTTGGACATGCTCCAAGATGTTGACTTAACAAGTGCAGAATATTTTTCCATCATGAGGGGTTCAGACTTTTTTGATGATATGGATCCATTTGAGATGATGGATATATCTCATAGGCTTGCTGGTGACTCAGGTCCTTGTTTAGGTCTTTTTGATTCTGATGAGGAGGACTTGGATATTTTTCAGATGGCTGCATTGTCGGAAGCGCTTGCTTCTGGTGTGGATGATTTTGGTCCCGAAGATATTGGTAATGAAGATTTCAATCCTATGGAGGCTGCCTTGTTACCAATGATGATGCATTCTAATatggaagatgaagatgatgatgaggaAGAAGAATACAGTGATGAAGACTACTAG
- the LOC100305670 gene encoding thylakoid lumenal 19 kDa protein, chloroplastic-like isoform X1 gives MATTTMFSSPSAILSSAATTTTPKPSSAAPHSPSCKHPLLLPFKQPLTTLTAAAAIATILTSAPTPSLAQESLSYKVYYGTAASAANYGGYGGNSSKKDSAEYVYDVPAGWKERLVSKVEKGTNGTDSEFYNPRKKAEKEYLTFLAGFRQLAPKDVILNNLALSDVDLQDLIGNADSVTSEEVKDDKGQLYYVYEIDGVGTHSLISVTCAKNKLYAHFVNAPTPEWNRDKDVLRHVHESFKTVGSF, from the exons ATGGCCACAACCACCATGTTCTCATCACCATCGGCAATTCTCTCCTCAGCCGCCACAACCACCACCCCAAAACCATCCTCTGCAGCACCACACTCCCCATCATGCAAGCATCCTCTTCTACTACCCTTCAAACAGCCCTTAACAACCTTAACTGCCGCCGCCGCCATCGCCACTATTTTAACCTCCGCTCCAACACCCTCCTTAGCACAAGAGTCCCTCTCATATAAAGTCTACTATGGCACCGCCGCCAGCGCCGCGAACTACGGCGGGTATGGTGGCAACTCCAGCAAGAAGGACTCTGCTGAGTATGTCTACGACGTGCCTGCTGGCTGGAAGGAACGGTTGGTGTCTAAAGTCGAGAAGG GTACCAATGGAACGGACAGTGAGTTTTATAACCCAAGAAAGAAGGCAGAGAAAGAGTACCTCACTTTTCTCGCCGGGTTTCGCCAACTTGCGCCAAAGGATGTGATTTTGAACAACTTGGCACTGTCTGATGTGGACCTGCAGGACCTGATTGGCAATGCTGACAGTGTGACCTCTGAGGAGGTGAAGGATGATAAGGGGCAGCTGTACTATGTGTATGAGATTGATGGTGTTGGCACTCATAGCTTGATCTCAGTGACTTGTGCTAAGAACAAGCTCTATGCACATTTTGTCAATGCTCCTACTCCTGAGTGGAACAGAGATAAGGACGTGTTGAGGCATGTTCATGAGTCTTTTAAGACTGTGGGGTCTTTTTAG
- the LOC100305670 gene encoding Thylakoid lumenal 19 kDa protein, chloroplastic-like (The RefSeq protein has 1 substitution compared to this genomic sequence), giving the protein MATTTMFSSPSAILSSAATTTTPKPSSAAPHSPSCKHPLLLPFKQPLTTLTAAAAIATILTSAPTPSLAQESLSYKVYYGTAASAANYGGYGGNSNKKDSAEYVYDVPAGWKERLVSKVEKGTNGTDSEFYNPRKKAEKEYLTFLAGFRQLAPKDVILNNLALSDVDLQDLIGNADSVTSEEVKDDKGQLYYVYEIDGVGTHSLISVTCAKNKLYAHFVNAPTPEWNRDKDVLRHVHESFKTVGSF; this is encoded by the exons ATGGCCACAACCACCATGTTCTCATCACCATCGGCAATTCTCTCCTCAGCCGCCACAACCACCACCCCAAAACCATCCTCTGCAGCACCACACTCCCCATCATGCAAGCATCCTCTTCTACTACCCTTCAAACAGCCCTTAACAACCTTAACTGCCGCCGCCGCCATCGCCACTATTTTAACCTCCGCTCCAACACCCTCCTTAGCACAAGAGTCCCTCTCATATAAAGTCTACTATGGCACCGCCGCCAGCGCCGCGAACTACGGCGGGTATGGTGGCAACTCCAGCAAGAAGGACTCTGCTGAGTATGTCTACGACGTGCCTGCTGGCTGGAAGGAACGGTTGGTGTCTAAAGTCGAGAAGG GTACCAATGGAACGGACAGTGAGTTTTATAACCCAAGAAAGAAGGCAGAGAAAGAGTACCTCACTTTTCTCGCCGGGTTTCGCCAACTTGCGCCAAAGGATGTGATTTTGAACAACTTGGCACTGTCTGATGTGGACCTGCAGGACCTGATTGGCAATGCTGACAGTGTGACCTCTGAGGAGGTGAAGGATGATAAGGGGCAGCTGTACTATGTGTATGAGATTGATGGTGTTGGCACTCATAGCTTGATCTCAGTGACTTGTGCTAAGAACAAGCTCTATGCACATTTTGTCAATGCTCCTACTCCTGAGTGGAACAGAGATAAGGACGTGTTGAGGCATGTTCATGAGTCTTTTAAGACTGTGGGGTCTTTTTAG